DNA from Mucilaginibacter mallensis:
ACCGCTGCCTTTATATTCACTATTTTGTGCGCTTGCGGCATCGCCTAAATTAAGTGTTTGCAGTTCATTGCTGAAAAATGTTTGGCGGGAGCCGCTTATACCATTCCAGGTTGATTCACTTACTTCGTGACCTAATAACGCTGTTAAATTACTTTTACCGAAGGTATGGTTATAGGTTAAGTACTCTTTCCATGACCAGTACAGGCTCTGCTGCCAGCTTTCGCTCAATGTTGCGGTTGGATTGGTTAAAATACCATAAACATAGGTTGGGTTAAATAAACGGCTATCTGAGAAATTAAAATCACCACCTAGCTCTGATCTTAAGGTCAGATCCGGGATAAAACGGATATCACCATAAAAGTTTGCGTTCACCTCGTTCCTTACCAGGTTATTTGTTCTTTGTAAGGCCTGGGCTACCGGATTAATTGTACCATATAACTGGTTAGCCTGTGGGCCCGCGAATGTTCCATCGGGATTATAAACCGCCTGATCGGGCGCACTCAGTAAAGCATTATACACTATACCGCCATTATCACTTAACCCCTGGTTTTCTTCAGTACGGCTCAATGCCATAGTTTCGCCCAGTTTAAGCCAGTCCTTTACAGTAGCATTTACATTTGTGCGGAACGAATAACGCTTAAAATTTGATCCAAGAATTGTTCCATCCTGTTTTAGAAACCCACCGGATAAGTAATAATCAACCTTATCAGTAGCTCCTGATACAGACAGATTATGATTTTGCATTGGTGCCGTCTGGAATACTGCTTTCTGCCAGTTGGTTCCGGGGCCTAATACGCTTGGATCGGCAAATTCACCTCTGGGTGCAACCTGGTAAATTGCAGCCATCTGGTTTTCAAGACTTGCATATTGCTGCAGATCCATCATTTTTAAGAAATGGCCTTGTTGCTGTACACCATAATAGCCATCGTAATTAAGATGAGCATTACCTTTTTTACCACGCTTAGTAGTAATAATAATTACACCATTTGAGGCACGGCTACCATAAATTGCGGTTGCAGATGCATCTTTTAATACATCAATTGATGCAACATCATTAGGGTTAAGTAACGATAGCGGGCTAACAGCGTTTTCGCCATTATTTTGGTTTTGATTGGCAGTTTGGCCACTGGTAGAATAATTATTAGCATCGCCTGATACTTCAATACCATCAATTACATACAATGGTTCATTTGAGCCCGACAGGTTACCTATACCCCTTATATGCACCGAAGCAGCACTACCCGGTGCACCGGTACCTTCGGTAACTGTAACACCGGCAGCCCTGCCCTGCAGCATCTGATCAATACTAACCTGCGGTACATCCTGTATATCTTTAGCCGTAACTGATGATATTGCACCGTTTACATCACCCCTTTTTTGCTGGCCATAACCAATAACAACAACATCATTTAAATTTTGAGTGGTTTCCTTTAAAATAATGTTCAGTTGCGTGCTTTTATTTACAGGTACTTCCTGCGGGGCAAAACCTACATAGGTAAAAACCAGTATAGCATTTTCATTCGCCACTATGATCTTAAAATTTCCACGGCTATCACTGGTAACAAAATTCTGGGTACCCTTTTCCCTTACTGTTACCCCCGGTAATAATGAGTTTTTATCATCCGTTATTTTACCTGTAACAGCTATAGCAACAGGCAGTTCATTTGTGGCGTTTACCTTTTTTGTTATTAAAATGGTTTTATTATCAATCACATAGGTTAATGCCTGATCGTTAAAGCATTCGTCAAGCGCTTGCTTTAGTGATGCATCTTTGAGATCAAGGCTTACTTTTTTTGCTGATTTTAGGTCATCGGCATTATACAAAAAGTCGTAATTGGTTTGTTTGTGTATCTTTTCGAACACCTCTTTTAAAGAAGCATTATTAACTCGCAAAACTACCTTTTGAGCATAGGTTGTGGCAAAGCCCTGCAAAAAAGTGGTCATTAGTAAAATTAGCGTTATCTTCATGACAAGCAGAGTTTTATAAATACAGCTACGAGGCTTGCTGCACATAAATTCAGTAAAATTTTTATACATTTGAGTTTGGATTAATAATTATTGATTGTTTCAACTACAATTTGATTAATGGTCTGAATGCCAGCATTGGCTTAAGCCAGGGGCGGTACGAACGCTCCTGGTTTTATTATTCAGAAAAGAAGAGTTTTGAGTAGAGTTACTTCATTACTATCACCCTCCTTCCCTCAATCTCAAAGTGAACTTTTCCTAATTTTTCCAGATAATGCAACAGATCGGCAAGGCTTTTTGAACGGTCATATATCCCGCCAAACTGCTGATCTTTTATATTGTCTTTATATTCCACATCCACATCATACCAGCGCGAAACCCTTTTCATAATATCGGTTATGTTTTCATCATTAAAACTGAAATAACCATTTTTCCAGGCCATAACCTGTTCAATATCAGCAGGCAAAATATGAATATCATTATTACCTTCAGGCACAACAGCCTGCTGGCCTGGCTTTAATAATGACAATGAATTATTTTTTGTTACCTGTACCGATCCCTCAAGCAGTGTAGCTGTTATATTATCATCATTATTATAGGCCGCTATGTTAAAATGCGTACCCAACACCCTTACCTGTACGTTATTCATGCTTACATAAAATGGCTTCTCCTTATTTTTCGCTACTTCAAAATATGCTTCGCCGGTTAACTTAACGCGGCGTTCGTTACCGGTAAATGCAACCGGATAACTTATTGAAGAAGCTGAATTTAACCAAACCTTAGTGCCATCAGATAATACAACCTGGTATTGGCCACCCCTCGGAGTTGATAAGGTATTTATCGCATTTTCGTCGGCTGATGAGCTGTTACTGCCCGGGCTATTTTTGTAAACAAGTTGGGCATTATGGATTGTGCGGACATTGGATGACCCTAAACTTGCAAGAACCCTGTTTGCTGAGTTATTAAGTACTATAATTTTATTATTCGACAAGGTTAAGGTAGCCCTGTTACCCCCCGGTACTATAATAGCTTTATTGGTATTGCTTGCCAGCTTGTTATTGTCTGTACGATGTGTATTAAGTGTTTTAAATAAGGCAATTGAAATACAGATTAAAAGTATAGCAGCTACGCTGAACCACTGTTTTTTAAAAAATTTAATTACAAGGGATTGTTGCCTGTACTCAGTTTGAGGGATATGAAATCTTTTATCAGATTTTATGCGTTGAAAAACCTGGGTTGCCTCTGTTTCACCAAGTGCCGGGCCGTTATTAAGGTTAAACCGGTGATGGTCTAATAGTTCAGTAACTTTTTCAGGATTAGCATCTATATATTTAATTAACTCCACGCAATCCTCAGGATCTATTGAGTTATTAAAATACTGATACAGTAAACGCTTAAGTTTATCCTCATCCATGATTATTCAATGTTTATAATTGGGCCCTTTTGAAGGGCTGGTTATATATAGAACACGGAACTTATGGGATAGGACTAGTGGAATTAGAAATTATTTTGAAAATAATACTATTATAATAGATATGAGGTACGAAAAGTTAAGATTAGCCTTTATAGTTTTAAGCGCCTGTACCATATGATTTTTTACCGTATTGGGCGATATGCTCAACTGATCGGCAATCTCCTTGTGCGAAAGGCCATCAACACGGCTTAGCTTATATATTAGCTGTTGTTGCCTTGGGAGCTGATTAATTAGTTTTTCGGTGATCTGTTCCAGGTCATTTGCATATATATTTTCCTCAGTAGCATTATATACTTCCTCAATATTTGAAATCAGTTTATCGGTAAGACTGGTTGACCGGGAGATCTCCCTTATTAAATTTAACGATAATCTTTTAGAGATAAGTGACAGATATGACCATATATCACCTTCGGTATCAAGCGATTCCCTATTAAGCCATAGCTTTATAAAGGTTTCCTGTACAATTTCTTCACTCCAGTCCTTACCCTTTAAATAATGGAATGCAAGCCTGTAAACTTTTTGAGCATACTGATCATAGATTTTTTTAAATGCATCTTCATCACCCAAAATTAGCTTTTGAATTTGATTATTATTAACTACAACCTTGTCTGTATCAAAGGGTATAACTGGCATCATAAATAATCATCTATTACCTCACTGGTATCAATAAGTTTTATTTAAATAAGCCAATACCTCTCCGTTCTTAAATAATAACGGCTAAGGATTAAACCATACGGAGATACCAACTCCTCTGGAAATTTGAGCTCTTTAAATTTTATTAAATAGGTTTTGCTGCTGTTTGTAAAAACGCAGTATAATTGTAAAGTAAAATTATAGCTGTTGCCGGTTAAGCAATAGCAAATTTGTTAAGTTCTCTAACAAATTTGTTAAATGTGTTTTGCCTGATTCATTTAACAAACTGAAAAGAAACCGATTGTTAAAGATATATAAAGCCATTTAATATTACATAGAAGTATTATAAATATTTATATATATTATTACTTCTACAAGAAGCTAAATGCTTTTAAAACTTGTTACCACACGGATTAATTAATACATTTTTCTAAAAATATATTAATTGATTTAATAAATTGATAATTAAAATTTTAGAGGTATTTTTATATTAATTATCAACCAAATATTAAACCAACCTTATGCTGCGAAAACTATTACACGTTTCTGAAGATAAAGTCTCCTATCTTCAGATCATAGGATTCAGCACGATCCTGCTCTGCTTACTTTATATGTTTTATGAGCAAATATTCGGCACAATAACCGGTGCGAACATTGCAATTGTATTTTTCACTATAATGCTGGGATTTTCATTCGCTTTTCCTGAATTATTACGCGATTCAAATAAAGGGATAAGCACTATGCGTATTGCGGTATTTATGATGATCAATGTTATTTGCATGTTACTGCTAAAGATAGGCTGGGAAAAACACGATTTAAAAGCTATAGGGCTTGACGAATACTGGATGGGTGTTATAGCCTTCGTTTTTGGCGCTAAAGCAACACAATCATACTTTGAAAGCAAATTGGCTGCCGTATCCTCTACCCTTCAATCAACACAAATGACAACAACTACATTAACACCTCCACCAATATCTGCACCGGTAACAACAACCACATCAACTATGTCATCACCAATTACATCAATTGCCACACCTCCCGTATCAACCATCTACAATGATGAAAATTTGGATGGTTGCGGTATCCAGTCAACAACTTTAACAGGGAATGCCGATCTGCCGGCATCGGAAGGAGGAATGCAATAATGGCTTATTCATTAACATGGTTACCGGATGTTTTAACAAACGCGGGCCTGAAAGTAGCTTTACAGCCCGGATGGGAAACCCGGGGACATGGTGATATGGGCAAAGTATTGGGCGTACTCTGTCATCATACAGGTACTACCAATCTAACCCAAAATATGCCCTCATTAGATGTGCTGATTAATGGCAGGCCTGATCTTGCGGGTCCGCTTTCACAGCTTGGCCTTGGCAGGGATGGGACTTATTATGTGGTTGCAGCCGGCCGGTGTTACCATGCCGGTGCAGGTAAATGGCAGGGTATTACTACAGGCAATACCAGCTTCATAGGCATTGAAGCCGAAAATACAGGAGGCCGCAATGACTCTCCATGGCCGGCAGTACAAATGGATGCTTATCAGCGTGGGGTAGCCGCTATATTAACACATATTGGCAAAGGTGTTGAATTTTGCGCAGGCCATAAAGAATATGCTTTGCCTGTAGGTCGTAAAACTGACCCGGATTTTGATATGGTTGTTTTTCGTGCAGCTGTAAGCGCTATATTAAACGGAACAGCCCCTGCGCCTGTATTAATACCCGTGGTTGAACCAACAGCACCCGGCAGGGCCACGCTTCGCCGCGGCATACCAAATGATCCTGTTTTAGTTAAGATAGTGCAAGCCAAGGTTGGTGTAACACCTGATGGCAATTTCGGGCCAAAAACCGAAGCCGCTGTACGTGCTTTTCAATTAGCCCATGGCGCTGTTCCTGATGGTATTGTGGGTCCGAAAACATGGGCATTAATAACATCGTGATCTCCTTTATACCAGCAATATACTAGTGTCAAGTCAATAGTCTTTAGTTATAAGTCTAAAGCCAGATTTCGTTCTTTTTGAATTTTGACTCAAGACTTTAGGCTTACGACTAGCGATATTTTATGATTGACACGAACTAGTGCGGATCAGCCAGCGTATTATACCTTATCAGCCTTTTCTACTGGTTGATGAACGTATAATTAACTTAGGTTTTATACTGATAATTTTAGGGATAACCTCCGTTTCCTTATTTTCCATTTCCTGGAAATAAAGGTTAGCAATGGTTTTGCCCATATAAATACTAAACTGATCTATAGTAGTAATAGACGGACTGGTTATTTCAGTAAAAGCCTCATTTGAATAACCACAGATGCCTAATTCGCTGGGTACCTTAAAGCCCATGGCTGTAGCAACCTCCAATACACCAAGGGCCGAAAAATCAGAGGTGGATGCAAATATGGCATCGGGAGGTTTGGGCATGCTCAGCAATTTACGGGTACCTTCTGCGCCTAGTTCTTTTGTCCATGCATTTTCAATGATCAGGTCATGAACAACCGGGATCTTATGCTTTTTTAAAGCTTTAAGATAACCAGCCTTTCGCTGTTTGAAAATATCCAGATTTTGAGGTCCTTCCAATAAAGCAATACGCTTATACCCCTGCTCAATCAGGTGCGATACGGCCTCAAGCGATGCCTGTTCATTATCATTAATAACCTTTAAGGTCTCCAGTTCATCAACTACACGGTCGAACTGAATAAGTTGAATACCATGCTCTATTACATTTTTAAGGTGTGTATGGTCGTGACTATCAGCCGATACAGATATTACGATACAATCAACCTGTTGATTTATAAGTGTATTAACACATTTTACTTCTTTCTCCTCCTGCTCATTGGATTGGCAGATGATGAGGTTGTAATTTTTTTCATAAGTGGCGTCTTCAATCCCGGCTATTACATTCGCGAAAAAGTTCTGATTGATACGCGGCACAACAATGCCTATAGTTTTTGACTGGCCACTACGCAGGTTTGAGGCAATGGTATTGCGTTTATAATTAAGTTCCGCAGCTGTTTTAAGGATCAGTTTCTTGGTATTCTCATTAACATAATTGCTATTATTTAATGCACGCGATACCGATGAGGCTGTAATATTCAGCTTTTCGGCTATGTCGTAAATGGTAGTCCGTTTCTTTCTCATGGCTTATTTGTGAAAGATAATAAAAATAATTTCTGCAATCGATTGCAGAATAAAAAAATTAGCATAATTTCGTGAAGTAAATTATCGACCAATTTATAAACTACAGGCATTTATACAAAATCGCAAACTTTAATATGTTATTATTAGGAATAGATATAGGTACGTCATCGGTAAAAGTTAGTATTGTTGACGCGGTTACGCAACAATCTGTAGCATCGGCTCAATACCCGGATGAAGAATCCCCTATCATAGCGCTAAAACCGGGCTGGGCCGAGCAATCGCCGGATATGTGGTGGCAGCAAGCTCAGCAGGCGCTTGCTTTATGCCATGCCACAGGCACTTATAATGCCGATGATATTGCAGCCATTGGCATTGCCTACCAAATGCACGGGCTGGTTTTGGTTGATAAACAACAAAAAGTATTACGAAATAGTATTATCTGGTGCGATAGCCGTGCTGTGGAGATTGGTGATAAAGCTTTTGATGTCATAGGCCATGACAAATGTTTATCGCACCTGTTAAATTCACCCGGCAACTTTACTGCATCAAAATTAGCATGGGTAAAAGAAAACGAACCTAAAATATACGCGCAGATAGATAAGATAATGCTGCCGGGCGATTTCATCACCATGAAACTTACGGGTGATATTACCACATCAGTATCCGCCCTATCCGAAGGCATTTTCTTTGATTTTAAAACCAACCAGGTATCAAAAGATATTGTTGATTATTTTGGTTTTGATGAAGGTTTGTTCCCGGTAATAAACCCGGTATTCTCACCACATGGTTATCTGCTGGCGTCAGTTGCTGAAAAACTGAAATTAAAGGCGGGTATCCCGGTAAGCTATAAATCAGGCGATCAACCTAATAATGCTTTATCATTAAACGTATTGAACCCTGGCGAGGTAGCCGCTACTGCAGGCACATCAGGTGTAATTTACGGTGTAAGCGATCAGTTGGCGTATGATAAGCAATCTCGCGTAAACACTTTTGCCCACGTTAATTATGCAACCGATGAAAAGCGCTTAGGCGTATTGCTATGTATAAATGGCACAGGCAGCATGTACCGCTGGGCAAAAAATAGTTTTGGTGCAAACCCCAGCTATCAGCAAATGAACAACGAAGCCGCAAAAGCACCGGTTGGCAGCGATGGTTTACGGGTACTACCATTTGGCAATGGTGCCGAGCGTATGCTTAATAACAAACAGGTTGGCGCACATCTACATGGCATCGATCTTAATTTACATACACAGGCACATTTGTTCAGGGCTGTACAGGAAGGCATTGCCTGCTCATTCCGCTACGGATTGGATATTATGCGCGAAAACGGCATGAACCCTACCATCATAAGAGCAGGAAAGAATAACCTGTTTTTAAGCGATCTCTTTGCCCAAACATTTGTGAATGTGACAGGCGTACCGGTTGAGCTTTATAAAAATGACGGCAGCGTTGGCGCGGCGCTTGGTGCAGGCATTGGCGCGGGGATATTCGCATCACCGGAGGCTGCATTTGAGCACATGCACCCGGTACAGCTTATTGTACCAACAAATACAGAATCAATTCAGGCGGTTTACCAGGAATGGAAAACACTACTAAACAAACAATTACTAAATAATTAACAAGTATATAAATTATGGGAAGCATAATAACAGGTGAAAAAGAGTTTTTCAAGGGGATAGGTCAGGTAAAATACGAGGGGGCACAATCAGCTAATCCCTTAGCCTTTAAATGGTATGATGAGAATAAAGTAGTGGCCGGAAAAACCATGAAGGATCATTTGCGCTTTGCCTGCGCCTACTGGCACTCCTTTGTAGGTAATGGAGCCGATCCCTTTGGCGAACCCACCCACATCTTTGCCTGGGATGCAAAAACAGATGCCGTGGAACGCGCCAAAGATAAAATGGATGCCGCCTTTGAGTTCATCACCAAAATAGGTATGGAGTACTACTGTTTCCATGATGTGGATGTGGTGGACTATACCAATGATGTAAAAGAAAACGATCGCCGCCTGCAGGCTTTGGTTGACTATGCCAAACAAAAGCAAGCCGCCAGCGGTGTAAAACTGCTTTGGGGTACCGCCAACCTGTTCAGCAACCGCAGGTATATGAACGGTGCCTCCACCAACCCGGATTTCCATGTTTTGAGCCATGCTGCAGCACAGGTAAAGGCAGCGCTGGATGCTACGATTGCTTTGGGTGGTGAGAACTATGTATTCTGGGGAGGAAGAGAAGGCTATATGTCCTTACTAAATACCGACATGAAACGCGAGCAGGAACATTTCGCCAAATTCCTGCATACGGCAAAAGACTATGCCCGCAAGCAAGGCTTTAAAGGCAATTTCTTTATCGAGCCAAAACCATGCGAACCCACCAAACACCAGTATGATTATGATGCAGCCACCGTATTAGGCTTTTTGCAGAAATACGACCTGCTGAATGATTTTAAACTGAACCTGGAAGTAAACCACGCTACCCTGGCGGGCCATACCTTTCAGCATGAGTTGCAGGTAGCTGTTGATGCAGGAATCCTGGGTTCAATTGATGCCAACCGTGGTGATAACCAGAACGGCTGGGATACCGACCAGTTCCCGAATGATATCAATGAAGTGACCGAGGGCATGCTGATCATCCTGGAAGCCGGTGGCTTTGGTGGCGGCGGTATAAACTTTGATGCCAAGATCCGAAGAAACTCAACCGATCCTGAGGATCTGTTTTATGCCCACATTGGTGGTATGGATGTTTTTGCAAGGGCGCTGATCACTGCGGATAATATCCTGCAAAAATCAGACTACAAAAAACTGCGTAAGGACCGTTATGCTTCCTACGACAGTGGCAGCGGTAAGGACTTTGAGAACGGGAAACTTACCCTTGAAGACCTGCGCCAGTATGCTATTGACAATGGCGAACCTAAAGCTATCAGTGGCAAACAGGAATATTATGAGAATATCATTAATAACTTTATATAGTTTTAAAGCTTATTACATATCTATAAGGCCTTCTGAAAAGCGGGCCTTTTTTATTTCCGATCGTTTCCTCGCGTAACAATTTTAATAATTATTGCTATCCACAAAAATAATCTGTAAATATGTCCTGCTGCTAAATCGATTGTAGTATAAACCTATTATAAATTCAAACCGGCAAAAAATGAGACTTCAAAAAAGAATTAACTTCCATAGTTGCCTTGTTACTTTATGCAGTATAGCTGCGCTAATATTGCTAAGTATCAATCCCGTTTCGGCAAAGCAGAAGCTTAAAGTGCTTATATTTTGTAAAACAGCGGGCTATCATCATGAATCCATCGCGGCAGGAGTTGTGGCCATTAAAAAACTGGGGACTGAAAACGGATTTGAAGCCGACAGCACTACCGACAGCCGTAAATTCACGTATGACAACCTAAAACAATATGCGGCAGTGATCTTTTTAAGCACCACACATGATGTTCTGGACGATGCCCAGCAAAAGGAATTCATGAAATACATTGAGGCCGGCGGCGGCTTTGTGGGTGTACACGCTGCTACCGATTGCGAGTACAACTGGCAATGGTACGGTAATTTAGTAGGCGCTTATTTTGATAGTCACCCGGCACAACAGGATGCCATTATTGATGTGGTTGACCCCGACAATATCGCCACCAAACATTTACCCACACACTGGAAAAGATTTGACGAATGGTACAACTTTAAATGGATAGAACCCAACCTTCATATCTTGTTAACCATTGATGAGACTAGCTATACCGGCGGCAAGAACCCGGCTTATCATCCAATGGCATGGTACCACAACTATGATGGTGGCAGGGCTTTTTATACTGAGCTGGGCCATACCAATGAATCCTACTCCGATCCGCTTTATTTACAGCACCTTTTGGGCGGGATAAAGTATGCCATGGGAACAGTAAAATAGGTGTTGCCTTTTAAACAATAACTATAGTATATTGCAATTTATAACAGCCAATTATAACAAACAGATTAAACCGATTATATGCAAAAAACCATTCAAACAAATAAGCTATTTGTAGCCAGCTGCTTGTCGCTTTTAGTAACCTCCCTATCATTTGGTATACGTGCCGGGATATTAAACGACCAGGCCGTAAGATTCCACCTGGATGCTTCAGAACTGGGCACCATCGCGGCTACCGCCTTTTGGGGATTTCCTCTGGCCATTATTGTTGGTGGTTTTATTGTCGATATCATCGGCATGAAGAAACTACTGGTATTTGCTTTTATATTTCACCTGTTAGGCATTGTGCTTACCATTTTCGCTAATGGATATTGGACATTATTTGCATCAACCCTACTTATAGGCATTGCCAACGGCACTGTTGAAGCAACCTGTAACCCGCTGGTAGCATCGCTGTTTACCGATAATAAGACCACCAAATTAAACCACTTCCACTTATGGTTCCCGGCAGGTATTGTTATTGGTACATTGGTGGTTTTTGGTTTGGATAGCATGCTGGCACATGGCATATCACCTAAACCATACTGGATCTCACAGGTGGAAATCGGCGTTATGTTGATCCCTACTTTAATATACGGTTATTTATTCTCCAAACTGGAATTCCCGGTAACGGAAAGAGTTGCATCGGGTGTAAGTACCGGCGATATGTACAAGGCGCTCTTCAACCCGCTATTTGGCTTTATGATCCTTTGTATGTTCGGTACAGCTATTACAGAGCTGTTCACTAACCAGTGGATGGATGTACTCTTTAAAACTGTAACCAACAATGCCATTTTGATACTCACCTTCGTAGCATCGGTACAGGTATTGGGCAGGGCATTTGCAAGTCCGATTGTGCATAAACTGGCGCCACAGGGTGTTTTATTTATTTCGGCGATATTATCAGCACTGGGTATTTACCTGCTGATTAACCTACATGGTGATGCTATATTCTTAGGCGCTATTATATTTGGCTTAGGTGTGGCTTTCTTCTGGCCTTGTATGATAGGCTTCGTGGCCGAAAACCTGCCCCGTACAGGCGCAGTTGGACTAAACCTGATGGGTGGCGCGGGTATGTTCGCGGTATCATTATACATGATATTTATGGGCGGTCATTATGATCAGTTAACCCTTAAATATTTACCTGCGGGCGCCGACCTGGGCAGCTACCTGAAAGCCGCCGATGGCACACCAATGGCACAAGCCCTGGCACAAGC
Protein-coding regions in this window:
- a CDS encoding TonB-dependent receptor, coding for MKITLILLMTTFLQGFATTYAQKVVLRVNNASLKEVFEKIHKQTNYDFLYNADDLKSAKKVSLDLKDASLKQALDECFNDQALTYVIDNKTILITKKVNATNELPVAIAVTGKITDDKNSLLPGVTVREKGTQNFVTSDSRGNFKIIVANENAILVFTYVGFAPQEVPVNKSTQLNIILKETTQNLNDVVVIGYGQQKRGDVNGAISSVTAKDIQDVPQVSIDQMLQGRAAGVTVTEGTGAPGSAASVHIRGIGNLSGSNEPLYVIDGIEVSGDANNYSTSGQTANQNQNNGENAVSPLSLLNPNDVASIDVLKDASATAIYGSRASNGVIIITTKRGKKGNAHLNYDGYYGVQQQGHFLKMMDLQQYASLENQMAAIYQVAPRGEFADPSVLGPGTNWQKAVFQTAPMQNHNLSVSGATDKVDYYLSGGFLKQDGTILGSNFKRYSFRTNVNATVKDWLKLGETMALSRTEENQGLSDNGGIVYNALLSAPDQAVYNPDGTFAGPQANQLYGTINPVAQALQRTNNLVRNEVNANFYGDIRFIPDLTLRSELGGDFNFSDSRLFNPTYVYGILTNPTATLSESWQQSLYWSWKEYLTYNHTFGKSNLTALLGHEVSESTWNGISGSRQTFFSNELQTLNLGDAASAQNSEYKGSGVLESAYARGIYTYNNKYSLTATIRSDKSSNFAPGHQTGYFPSVAGSWRISDEPFMADTKKIADNIKFRVGWGEVGNQDIPGYEYGAALTPVTTGLGTGFFIDKYPNPNLKWQTSIQTDIGVDFSLINRIDVSFDWYNKTSKNFLFQEPLPTFLTGDATYLGGISSEYVNGGQVNNKGFEFSINSRNINTKDFTWNTTVTFSHYTNKVISLVANTPIIGQITNGYLQLPVTQTAVGEPIGEFYGYKVKGIFKTAQQLLSAPVQFGQPIANGTSGTWLGDIQYVDENHDGKIDASDRTYLGNPNPTFTYGFTNNFSYKAFYLNIFFQGSYGGKILNALDYAIGSLNSLYVNQLASSANYWTPSNPNSNIPAPKGGQNYNLEMSDRFLQSASYLRLQNVQLGYNLPEAWAKYVAMSKLKVYCSAQNVLVITGYKGLDPEVGQQNQNVFLTNVDLGRYPSPRTITFGINAEF
- a CDS encoding FecR family protein encodes the protein MDEDKLKRLLYQYFNNSIDPEDCVELIKYIDANPEKVTELLDHHRFNLNNGPALGETEATQVFQRIKSDKRFHIPQTEYRQQSLVIKFFKKQWFSVAAILLICISIALFKTLNTHRTDNNKLASNTNKAIIVPGGNRATLTLSNNKIIVLNNSANRVLASLGSSNVRTIHNAQLVYKNSPGSNSSSADENAINTLSTPRGGQYQVVLSDGTKVWLNSASSISYPVAFTGNERRVKLTGEAYFEVAKNKEKPFYVSMNNVQVRVLGTHFNIAAYNNDDNITATLLEGSVQVTKNNSLSLLKPGQQAVVPEGNNDIHILPADIEQVMAWKNGYFSFNDENITDIMKRVSRWYDVDVEYKDNIKDQQFGGIYDRSKSLADLLHYLEKLGKVHFEIEGRRVIVMK
- a CDS encoding RNA polymerase sigma factor, whose protein sequence is MMPVIPFDTDKVVVNNNQIQKLILGDEDAFKKIYDQYAQKVYRLAFHYLKGKDWSEEIVQETFIKLWLNRESLDTEGDIWSYLSLISKRLSLNLIREISRSTSLTDKLISNIEEVYNATEENIYANDLEQITEKLINQLPRQQQLIYKLSRVDGLSHKEIADQLSISPNTVKNHMVQALKTIKANLNFSYLISIIIVLFSK
- a CDS encoding peptidoglycan recognition protein family protein; its protein translation is MAYSLTWLPDVLTNAGLKVALQPGWETRGHGDMGKVLGVLCHHTGTTNLTQNMPSLDVLINGRPDLAGPLSQLGLGRDGTYYVVAAGRCYHAGAGKWQGITTGNTSFIGIEAENTGGRNDSPWPAVQMDAYQRGVAAILTHIGKGVEFCAGHKEYALPVGRKTDPDFDMVVFRAAVSAILNGTAPAPVLIPVVEPTAPGRATLRRGIPNDPVLVKIVQAKVGVTPDGNFGPKTEAAVRAFQLAHGAVPDGIVGPKTWALITS
- a CDS encoding LacI family DNA-binding transcriptional regulator; amino-acid sequence: MRKKRTTIYDIAEKLNITASSVSRALNNSNYVNENTKKLILKTAAELNYKRNTIASNLRSGQSKTIGIVVPRINQNFFANVIAGIEDATYEKNYNLIICQSNEQEEKEVKCVNTLINQQVDCIVISVSADSHDHTHLKNVIEHGIQLIQFDRVVDELETLKVINDNEQASLEAVSHLIEQGYKRIALLEGPQNLDIFKQRKAGYLKALKKHKIPVVHDLIIENAWTKELGAEGTRKLLSMPKPPDAIFASTSDFSALGVLEVATAMGFKVPSELGICGYSNEAFTEITSPSITTIDQFSIYMGKTIANLYFQEMENKETEVIPKIISIKPKLIIRSSTSRKG
- a CDS encoding xylulokinase gives rise to the protein MLLLGIDIGTSSVKVSIVDAVTQQSVASAQYPDEESPIIALKPGWAEQSPDMWWQQAQQALALCHATGTYNADDIAAIGIAYQMHGLVLVDKQQKVLRNSIIWCDSRAVEIGDKAFDVIGHDKCLSHLLNSPGNFTASKLAWVKENEPKIYAQIDKIMLPGDFITMKLTGDITTSVSALSEGIFFDFKTNQVSKDIVDYFGFDEGLFPVINPVFSPHGYLLASVAEKLKLKAGIPVSYKSGDQPNNALSLNVLNPGEVAATAGTSGVIYGVSDQLAYDKQSRVNTFAHVNYATDEKRLGVLLCINGTGSMYRWAKNSFGANPSYQQMNNEAAKAPVGSDGLRVLPFGNGAERMLNNKQVGAHLHGIDLNLHTQAHLFRAVQEGIACSFRYGLDIMRENGMNPTIIRAGKNNLFLSDLFAQTFVNVTGVPVELYKNDGSVGAALGAGIGAGIFASPEAAFEHMHPVQLIVPTNTESIQAVYQEWKTLLNKQLLNN
- the xylA gene encoding xylose isomerase, with protein sequence MGSIITGEKEFFKGIGQVKYEGAQSANPLAFKWYDENKVVAGKTMKDHLRFACAYWHSFVGNGADPFGEPTHIFAWDAKTDAVERAKDKMDAAFEFITKIGMEYYCFHDVDVVDYTNDVKENDRRLQALVDYAKQKQAASGVKLLWGTANLFSNRRYMNGASTNPDFHVLSHAAAQVKAALDATIALGGENYVFWGGREGYMSLLNTDMKREQEHFAKFLHTAKDYARKQGFKGNFFIEPKPCEPTKHQYDYDAATVLGFLQKYDLLNDFKLNLEVNHATLAGHTFQHELQVAVDAGILGSIDANRGDNQNGWDTDQFPNDINEVTEGMLIILEAGGFGGGGINFDAKIRRNSTDPEDLFYAHIGGMDVFARALITADNILQKSDYKKLRKDRYASYDSGSGKDFENGKLTLEDLRQYAIDNGEPKAISGKQEYYENIINNFI